TAGAGATATTTTCCGATCGCAAAATCTAGAGGAGTTATGTTGTCTAACCGACAAAAACCACGATGGTTGGGCATTGTGAGTGATTTTTTCCCAGCTTGGCAAAGTCCGTCTGTTCGTACCTTTGTGCTGATGTTTTTCGTGGGATTCGCCGTGAGTTTAACTATTTCGGCTTGTTCCTCTAACGCGAACGTCAACACAGCCAATTCTTCCACCGCTATTCCCAGTCCTTCTACTCCTACAGCTGAAGTTCGCATTGGCTATCAAAAAGCCGCAACAGTACTCAACGCCTTGAAAGGAAAAGGCGAATTAGAGAAAGCCTTAGCAGCTTCTGGCGCAACTGTGAAATGGACAGAATTTCCCGCAGGGCCGCCAATGTTGGAAGCGATAAACGCCGGAAGCATTGATTTTGGCTACACCGGAGAAGCGCCGCCTGTATTCGCCCAAGCCGCAGGAACTCCTTTAGTTTATGTAGCTTACGAACCTTTCGGTCCGAAAGCAGAAGCGATCGTAGTTCATAAAGATTCACCAATTAAAAGTGTTGCCGATCTTAAAGGTAAAAAAGTTGCTTTTGCTAAGGGTTCTAACACTAATTACTTAGTAGTAAAAGCCCTAGAAAAAGCCGGACTAAAATATACTGATATCAAGCCAGCTTTTCTCACCCCTGCTGATGCCCGTGCTGCTTTTGAAGGTAAGAATGTAGATGCTTGGGCAATTTGGGACCCCTACTTAGCAGTAGCAGAAAAAGCTATAGGCGCACGCATCTTAACAGATGCCACTGATTTAGCACCAAATCGCGGTTATTATCTAGCATCTAAATCTTTTGTGGAAACTCGTCCTCAACAGTTGAAAATCGTTTTAAATGAAGTAACCAAAGTCAGCGATTGGGCGAAGAGTAATCCATCAGAAGTAGCAAAATTTTTAGGATCGGAATTAGGCATCGATCCAGCAATTTTAGAAGTATCAGAAAAACGGCGTGAATATGGCGTTTTACCGATGACAGATGAAATAATTGCTGGACAGCAACAGATCGCTGACACATTCCAAAAAATCAATCTGATCCCCAAACAAATCAACGTTAAGGAAATTGTTTGGAAAGACAATAAGTAACTGAAATAGACCTCTCCAAAAAATAATCGATGAAAATAAAGGTGGTTGGCGTTCTGTAGTGTCAGCTTCTGCGATCGCATTTAGCGAGAAATACCACATTCCTAAAGCATTAGATATTGCCGAAATTGGACAAACAATTGATGCTTTTGTGCAAGCTGCTAGACGTTCAGTAGAAGCGGGTTTTAAGGTAATTGAAATTCATGCAGCACATGGTTATTTATTGCACGAATTTCTCTCACCTCTCTCTAATCATCGTCAGGATGAATATGGCGGAAGTTGGGAAAATAGGACTCGGTTAGTAAGAGAAACAGCAGAAAAAGTGCGAGAAATTTTACCTGATAGTTACCCACTTTGGGTAAGAATTTCTGCTACTGATTGGTTAGAAAATGGCTGGGATATTGAACAAAGTGTCGCTCTAGCAGACAAACTTAAATATTTAGGTGTAGATTTAATTGACTGTTCATCAGGCGGCATTTTACCAACTGCAAAACCTCCCACAAATCCAGGTTATCAAGTTCCTTTTGCCGATCGAATTCGCCGCGAAGCCAATATCCCAACAGGAGCAGTAGGATTAATTACAGAACCAGAACAAGCAGATCAGATTATTCGTCAAGGCCAAGCAGATATAGTATTATTAGGTCGGGAACTGTTGCGCGATCCTTATTGGCCTCATCGAGCCGCTAAACAGTTAGGAAAAGATAAAGTTTGGCCTGTACAATATAGCCGAGCTTGGATTTGAGCAAAATTATTTGTCAGCCATATATAACTGAGTATGGATAGTCATCAGGAAACTTATTGTAAGTGTAAAACTGAACTGTCCTTACTTTTAATAAATTTCACTAATACGTTATAAAATTAGTAATGAATCAACCTAAAACTAATTTTTTAGAATTATTTTATATTTTAAGTTTGCTAATAGGTATAAGCTTTTAACTGTGTAAAAAGCAACAAATTTATTTTTTGAAAAGATATAGGTTTTGGATAAGTTTTTTTTGCAAAAATTCAAAGTTTAGTTTTTAACCCACAGATGCACACAGATGTATTTGTTGATTTTGGTAGGGATTTGATTAGTGATAAGCAGTGTAGTTATGAACAGTTTGGAATCTACATCAAAAGAGACACGAAGCAGTTTAACAGCTAAACAGCTTGATTCCAATTTATCTTTAGAAGACAGTTTTCATCCAGTTGAAACTAACTTGATCGCTATTTTAAAGGCTGATTGGCAAGCCATTTTTCAACGAGATCCAGCCGCCCGTAACTGGTTGGAAGTGTTGTTTTGCTCCCCTGGATTGCAGGCTTTATCCTGTCATCGAATCGCCCATTGGTTGCATAATTTAGGTATTCCTATTTTTCCTCGTTTTCTGTCTCAATTGAGTCGATTTTTTACAGGAATTGAAATTCATCCAGGTGCCAAAATTGGCAAAGGTGTAGTGATCGATCACGGTATGGGAGTTGTGATTGGTGAAACAGCAATTGTGGGCGACTATGCCTTAATTTATCAGGGGGTTACTCTCGGAGGAACGGGAAAAGAAAAGGGCAAACGTCACCCGACATTAGGTAATAATGTTTTGGTGGGTGCAGGAGCAAAGTTATTAGGTAATATCCATATCGGCGATCGCGTTCGCATTGGTGCAGGTTCAGTGGTGTTAAGGGATATTCCTAGTCATTGTACAGTAGTAGGAATTCCCGGACGCATTATCCATAATTCGAGAGCTAAAGAAGAATCACTATTGAATCAAAGTTTACCCGATTTAGAAGCAGAAGTAATTCGGAATTTGTTTGAGCGAATTAAAGTTTTAGAGCAAGAAGTTGAGAATTTACAAACACAATTACCTGTTACTTTTGCGGATGTTCAGAAGCATCAAAAGCCCAAAGAAACCACATCTGTTAATGGCGATCAAATTATTACCGAATTTCTTGATGGTGCGGGGATTTAGGTGGTGGTTGAATTGAACAATGAGAGCTTGGATTTCTGTGTAAATGAAGTAAGCAACAACAGCTACAAACGGCGAATGGAGTCCCGATCATGATGATTTCTGATCCTCCCACCACGATCGCGATCGTCGGTGCTGGCTTTAGTGGTTCTCTCGTGGCGGTTCACCTATTGAAATCAGCTAACCGACCATTGGCGATTAAGCTGATAGAGCGCCGTCACGATATGGGTAAGGGAGTCGCATATAGCACCAACATAACGAATCATTTGCTGAATGTATCCGCAGGCAAGATGAGTGCCTTTCCTAACGATCCGAGTCATCTGTTGCGTTGGCTCAACTATAATCACAGCGAGTTAGCAACATTCCTGCCTGCGAATCTGAATGCTAGCAGTTTTATTTCCAGGCAAATCTATGGATTGTATATCCAATCGATTTTGGAGGAAGCAGAAGCGACTGCATCTAGTCTGGTTCGATTGGAACGAGTCATAGATGAAGCGGTGGCGGTAGAACCTCATATCAAAGGCGCGATCGTCTCTCTAAGAAGCGGTCGAGAGATCGCGGCAGATAAAATTGTACTAGCACTAGGAAACGCACCTGCCCACCCTCTTGGATCTCAACCCTCCGAAGAGTATTCCTATCTGCGCCAAGCCTGGTCATCGGATGCGTTAGCGGATCTAGAGCCAGATGCGCCTGTGTTGCTGATTGGCACGGGCTTAACTATGGTGGATATGGTAGTGTCATTGAGCGATCGCAATCATCGAGGCAAAATCTATGCTGTGTCTCGTCGAGGGTTGGCTCCCTTGTCGCATCAATCGACTAAACCCTACCCCGGTTTTTTAACTCCAGACACCGCCGCCAAAACAGCTAGAGGCTTGCTGCGACAGATTCGCAAGGAAGTGCAAACCGCAGCAGAGCAGGGTTATGATTGGCGATCGGCGATCGATTCGCTGCGTCCCATCACTCAACCACTTTGGCAACAATTGCCCCGTAGAGAACAGCGTCGGTTTTTGCGCCATCTCACCCCTTACTGGGATGTGCATCGACATCGAATTGCTCCAGAAATTGCAGAGATTGTTCAGACAATGAAGAATTCTGGGCAACTGACTATCCTCGCAGGGCGGATACAAAACTATCAAGTAACATCGAATACAGTAGCCATTACCCTTTGTCAGCGCCAAACAAAAACAAATCTGGTTTTAAAAGTCGATCGCGTAGTGAATTGTACAGGTATCCAGGTAGATTATCGACAATCCTCCCAACCCTTAATCGCCAACTTGCGAGAGCAGGGATTGATCCGCCCCAACGATCTTGGTCTAGGCTTGGATACTGCTGCTGATGGTGCCGTCTTCGATGCTCAGGGGAACCGTTCCAGCTTGCTTTACACGCTGGGTACTCCTCGTAAAGGCAATTTGTGGGAAACGATCGCAGTTCCCGAACTACGGGAGCAAGCCCAGGTACTAGCGACAACCATATTACAGTCGTTACCCATCCGGGTGCGTCCCATCCCAACCCCAACGTTTTCTCGCGCCACATCCCCGGCTCGTTCGATCGAACAAGACTGTGGTGAACCGCCTCCGACGATCCCGAAATCAACTTTATTGTTTCGCCAACTTTTCGATCCAGAATCTAGCACCTACACTTACCTGATTGCAGATAGCCAAACGAAAGAGGCGGTATTGGTAGACACCGTGTTGGATCAAACCGAACGAGATTTACAAGTACTCAATGACCTGGGGCTGAGTCTTCGCTACTGTTTGGAAACTCACATCCACGCCGATCACATCACTGGAGCAGGCAAACTTAGACAGCAAACGGGTTGTCAGGTGCTGGTGCCCCAAAATTCTACGGCGCGATCGGCAGATCACTCCCTTAGCGATCGTGAAACCTTAGTCATTGGTTCAGTGCAAATTGAGGCGATCGCCTCTCCGGGACACACCAATAGCCATCTAGCCTATCTCGTTAATAATACATATCTATTAACCGGAGATGCTTTATTAATTCGAGGCTGTGGTCGCACTGACTTGCAATCCGGCGATGCTGGCATCCTTTACGATACTGTCACTCAACGGTTATTTACCCTACCAGAAGATACTTTAGTTTATCCTGCTCATGATTATAAAGGACGCACTGTATCGACCATTGGTGAAGAAAAACGGCTCAACCCTCGCTTTAAAGACCGCAGCCGCGACCAATTCATCACAATTATGAACCATCTGGGTTTGAGCTATCCCAAAAAGATAAATCAAGCCGTACCTGCCAACGAATACTGTGGTGATTTTATTCCTGATGTGAATTCCAGCGACAACATCAGTTCAAATAGCAATGCAGACCAAAACAAAATCAACCAAACTCTATCTACAAATACCGAAATCTATGATAGTTATTTTGCAATGTACATTTAGGCTGTCTCGTACTTTTAGTAAGTAGGTGCAAATAAATATAGTTATATGAGGATGGGGTGGGCATCCTGCCCGCCCTGATTTTCACAGACTGACACTAAATATTGTGGGATGGTGCGTTAACGCCAGTGTAACGCACCCTACGCATAGAAGCTTTGGGTAAGTCCTGAAGAGAACTGTTAATACAGTGGAAAACCCAGATTATTGAGTGCCTCGCGCAAGCGATCGCGTCCCGATAAAGACTCACGAGTAGCTACCCGCTTGGATGAATGCTCCGACCAATCACCAGGGATATTCATCTTCTGTTGGGTATAAAACGGTTTCATCACTTCGTTGTAACGAGCGATCGCTTCTTCCTGAGATACTAACTGATAAGCTTCGCGGTGCAGTACGGCTTGTTGCGGTAAACGCGGCTTAATCGCAGCCGCCTTGTCTAGGTCAGGATAACCCACACACATCCCAAAAACCGCAAAGACATGAGGAGGCAAATTCAATACCTCTGCCACTTCCTCTGGACGGTTGCGTAATGCACCGATATACACTGTTCCTAAACCAAGAGACTCAGCCGCTACAGCCGCATTTTGCGCCGCTAACGCTGCATCAATGCTTGCCATGACAAACATCTCCAAATAATCCAACCCTTCATGAGGTAATCCTTGAGATTCCGCAACGTAAGTCAAGCGAGCCAAATCTGCTAACCAAACCAGGAATAGAGGACACTGTTGGATGTGTGCTTGATTCCCTGCTAGTTGTGATAATTTTTCCTTGCGCTCAACCTCTTCAATTGCAACTACACTCCAAGTCTGGAGATTAGACGAAGTAGCAGCAGATTGAGCCGCTGCCACTAAGATTTCTAGAGTTCCTGGTGGCAATGGATCGGGCAAATAAGCGCGGATCGATCGGTGAGAAAGCAGTGTGGTTAAAGAATCGTTCCAATCTCTATCAAAATCAAACTCTCTCTGACCGTAGCGCGAGTACAGCAATTCAGTAGGGTTAGTCATAGTAGTGATTTGGTTATTCTATAAAATTCAATCAGGCTTTTTGATAACTGGGATGCCATTGCAACCAGTAATTTTCCAAACCTCTGGCTAAAACATCAGCCAACTTGCCGAACAAAGCATATAATAAAATGCTCAAAACTACCACATCTGTTTGCATAAATTCTCTCGCATTCATCGCCATGTAACCAATGCCAGAATCAGCGGCGATCGTTTCAGCTACGATTAATGTTAGCCACATAATACCCAAAGAAAAACGTACCCCTACTAAAATAGAAGACATTGCACCAGGAAGAATAATTTTCCAAAATAAACCCCAAGCATTTAAACCATAAACTCTACCCATTTCAATTAATCCGCGATCGACATTACGAATCCCATGAAAAGTATTTAAGTAAATAGGAAACATTACACCCAAAGAAACCAGAAATAATCTAGCTTCGTCACCAATTCCAAACCACAAAATAACTAGTGGGATTAAAGCTAAGTTGGGAATATTACGAAGCATTTGAATAGAAGTATCTAACATCTTTTCCGCTAAGGGAGAAATTCCATTAATTAAACCCAAGAGAAAACCAATACTTCCTCCAAGTAAGAACCCGGTAATAGCCCTTTTTGCACTAATGCCGATATGGGTAAAAAGTTCTCCTGAAACAGCTAATCGGATAGCAGCATTTAATACATCTAAAGGAGCAGGCAAAATTCTGGTTGGAATCCAACCAATAGACGAAAAAATTTGCCAAAATACGATGATAAAAAAAGGTACTAACCAAGGAAGTATTGTTTGAATATAACGATTCTCAAACAATATTTGAAACGACGAGTTTTGCAATTTCAGATTTTTTTGCATTAACTTAAATCCATTTTTGTTTATAAAGTGAGAATGGGAAACTGAGTTGTTAATTTTTATAGCTAAGAGTTGAATTTCATTTACTATAATGAAAAACTCAGTTTCTAATTTGCTGAAATTGAAATTATTGCTGACTAGCTAACACTTCTTTTGGCGTAAATTCAGCATATTCTTGAGATGACAAAAAACCTTCTCTGACATTAACTTGTTTCGGAATCAATCCCAAGTTGTACCATTTATTCGCAACTTCTTGTTGTTTGCTGATTACTTCTTCTGTTATAGGTTGTAATCCCCATTCATACTTTTTGTGCATTTCTTCTAAAGTAGGTGCATCTAATTGAGTAACAGGAGCAAGCATCTGTGCCATTTCTTGAGGGTTATTTTTAGACCAATTTTCTGCTTTTTGCAATTCTTCCAAAAATATTTTAATAGCTTCCGGGTGTGCTTTATAAAACTGACGATTAGTGGTGTAAAAGTTTCGTGTATCTCGTAACTCACTGCCATCTAGTAAAACCCGACCAACATTTTTTTGTACCGC
The sequence above is a segment of the Phormidium ambiguum IAM M-71 genome. Coding sequences within it:
- the ssuC gene encoding aliphatic sulfonate ABC transporter permease SsuC, whose product is MQKNLKLQNSSFQILFENRYIQTILPWLVPFFIIVFWQIFSSIGWIPTRILPAPLDVLNAAIRLAVSGELFTHIGISAKRAITGFLLGGSIGFLLGLINGISPLAEKMLDTSIQMLRNIPNLALIPLVILWFGIGDEARLFLVSLGVMFPIYLNTFHGIRNVDRGLIEMGRVYGLNAWGLFWKIILPGAMSSILVGVRFSLGIMWLTLIVAETIAADSGIGYMAMNAREFMQTDVVVLSILLYALFGKLADVLARGLENYWLQWHPSYQKA
- a CDS encoding NADPH-dependent oxidoreductase is translated as MTNPTELLYSRYGQREFDFDRDWNDSLTTLLSHRSIRAYLPDPLPPGTLEILVAAAQSAATSSNLQTWSVVAIEEVERKEKLSQLAGNQAHIQQCPLFLVWLADLARLTYVAESQGLPHEGLDYLEMFVMASIDAALAAQNAAVAAESLGLGTVYIGALRNRPEEVAEVLNLPPHVFAVFGMCVGYPDLDKAAAIKPRLPQQAVLHREAYQLVSQEEAIARYNEVMKPFYTQQKMNIPGDWSEHSSKRVATRESLSGRDRLREALNNLGFPLY
- a CDS encoding sulfonate ABC transporter substrate-binding protein; amino-acid sequence: MLSNRQKPRWLGIVSDFFPAWQSPSVRTFVLMFFVGFAVSLTISACSSNANVNTANSSTAIPSPSTPTAEVRIGYQKAATVLNALKGKGELEKALAASGATVKWTEFPAGPPMLEAINAGSIDFGYTGEAPPVFAQAAGTPLVYVAYEPFGPKAEAIVVHKDSPIKSVADLKGKKVAFAKGSNTNYLVVKALEKAGLKYTDIKPAFLTPADARAAFEGKNVDAWAIWDPYLAVAEKAIGARILTDATDLAPNRGYYLASKSFVETRPQQLKIVLNEVTKVSDWAKSNPSEVAKFLGSELGIDPAILEVSEKRREYGVLPMTDEIIAGQQQIADTFQKINLIPKQINVKEIVWKDNK